In one window of Anaerolineae bacterium DNA:
- a CDS encoding AraC family ligand binding domain-containing protein translates to MELKVTPWHKETPPTEEELRAPLEEQQLKVYRWSNAPEDVYASHTHGYHKIICVVKGSIRFDLSTRHETFHLKAGDQLELPAGLRHSAIVGPDGVTCLEAHIY, encoded by the coding sequence ATGGAGTTGAAAGTAACACCCTGGCATAAAGAAACACCGCCCACCGAAGAAGAATTACGCGCTCCCTTAGAAGAGCAGCAACTCAAGGTTTATCGCTGGTCAAACGCCCCGGAAGACGTTTATGCCAGCCATACGCACGGTTATCATAAGATTATATGTGTGGTCAAAGGGAGTATTCGCTTTGATTTGTCCACCCGGCATGAAACATTCCATCTGAAAGCCGGCGATCAACTTGAATTACCGGCCGGCTTGCGGCATAGCGCCATTGTTGGCCCGGATGGGGTTACTTGCCTTGAGGCGCACATTTACTAA